The Alysiella filiformis sequence GAAAGCCCACAGTTTTTGTACATTTTGGTGGCAATGTGCCTGTTTGCCAAATACCCCAAAGCCACACGCTTGGATTATGTGAAACGCTTTTATGACGCGGTATCGCAATTCAAAATTTCCCTGCCCACGCCGATTATGTCGGGCGTGCGTACCCCCACGCGCCAATTCAGCTCATGCGTCTTGATTGAATGTGATGACAGCTTGGATTCCATCAACGCCACCACATCTTCTATCGTGAAATACGTTTCACAACGCGCAGGCATTGGCATCAACGCAGGGCGCATTCGCGGCTTGGGCAGCGAAATTCGCGGTGGCGAAGCGCAGCATACAGGCTGCATTCCCTTTTTCAAAATGTTTCAGGCAGCCGTCAAATCCTGCTCGCAAGGCGGTGTACGCGGCGGTGCGGCAACCTTGTTCTACCCACTTTGGCACATTGAAGCCGAAAGCCTGCTGGTGTTGAAAAACAATCGCGGTGTGGAAGACAACCGCGTGCGCCATTTGGATTATGGCGTGCAAATCAACAAATTGATGTACACCCGTTTGATTAAAAATCAAGATATTACCCTATTTTCGCCCAACGAAGTCGCAGGTTTGTACGAAGCCTTTTTTGCCGACCAAGACGAATTTGAACGCCTCTACACCCAATACGAAAACGACCCCAATATCCGCAAACGCACCCTGCCTGCTGCCGATTTGTTCTCCATGCTCATGCAAGAACGCGCAGGCACAGGGCGGATTTACATTCAAAACGTGGACCATTGCAACACGCACAGCCCCTTTGACCCCAAAGTTGCGCCCGTACGCCAATCCAATTTGTGCTTGGAAATTGCCTTGCCCACCAAGCCTTTAAACAACATTAACGATGAAAATGGCGAAATTGCCTTGTGTACCTTGTCCGCCTTCAATTTGGGCGCGATTGAAGATTTGGGCGAATTTGAACCATTGGCAGATTTGGTGGTTCGCGCTTTGGACGCGCTGTTGGATTACCAAGATTACCCCGTTCAGGCAGCCTACCACGCCACCATGAACCGCCGCACCTTGGGCGTGGGCGTGATTAACTATGCCTATTATTTGGCAAAAAATGGCGTGAAATACAGCGATGACAGCGCAATCGGCTTGACCCACCGCACCTTTGAAGCCATGCAATATCATCTGCTCAAAGCGTCCGTAAATTTGGCAAAAGAATACGGCAAATGCCCCCTGTTCCACGAAACCACCTATTCACAAGGCATTTTGCCCATTGACAGCTACAAAACCGATTTGGACAAATTCTGCACCGAACCCCTGCATTGCGATTGGGAAAGTTTACGCACCGATATTGTGAAATATGGTTTACGCAACAGCACCTTAACCGCACTCATGCCCAGCGAAACCAGCTCACAAATCGCCAATGCCACCAACGGCATTGAGCCACCGCGCGGCTTGGTATCCATCAAAGCCTCCAAAGACGGCATTTTGAAACAGGTTGTGCCCGAATTTGACCGTTTGCGCGGACAATACGAAACCTTGTGGCAAATGGGTGGCAACGATGGCTACCTGAAACTGGTGGGCGTCATGCAAAAATTCATCGACCAAGCCATTTCAGCCAATACCAGCTACGACCCCAAACGCTTTGAAGGCGGCAAAGTGCCAATGAATCAAATGTTGAAAGATTTGTTGTCAGCATACAAATACGGTTTAAAAACATTGTATTACCACAACACGCGAGACGGCGCGGACGATACCCAAACCGATTTGCAAGATGATGGTTGCGTGGGCGGTTCGTGTAAAATTTGATTTCAGGCAGCCTGAAATGGCGTAAGGGCGGATTTCATATCCGCCCTTTTTTCCAATTATTGACAAAATTGAAATTATCTAAAAGAAAAAAGGGGCAGATATGAAATCTGTCCCTACAAACCAAGTCTTACAAAGGTTTCAGGCTGCCTGAAAAATCACTTGCGCGGACCTGCCATGCGATTGATGATTTTCTCGCCACGAATTTGGTGGGCAATGGCAAACAAAATGTGTCCACCAGCCAACGCAAACAACACCCAAGCCGCTTCGCCATGCAATGCGCCACCCAGTTTGTTCATCCATTCAATTTTTTCAGGGGCGGCAGGCAAAAGCGTGATACCGAAAATGCTCAAATCGCCACGCGCACTGCCATATTGACGCAGCAAACCCACCAAAGGTACCAATATCATCAAAAAATACAATGCGCCATGCCCCAATTTAACCAAAATATTGCCAGCAGTAGGGCGATTGTGGCGATTTTTGATTGCCCAAATCACGCGCACCACCACCAAAATCATCA is a genomic window containing:
- the nrdA gene encoding class 1a ribonucleoside-diphosphate reductase subunit alpha codes for the protein MNTSTLKVTKRDGRLEAINLDKIHRVLDWAAEGLNHVSVSQVEMKSHIQFYNGIHTKDIHETIIKSAADLISEDTPDYQYLAARLAIFHLRKIAYGEYEPPHLYDHVVKMTQMGKYDPHILQDYDRTEFDQLNDHIVHDRDLNFSYAAVKQLEGKYLVQNRVTKQIYESPQFLYILVAMCLFAKYPKATRLDYVKRFYDAVSQFKISLPTPIMSGVRTPTRQFSSCVLIECDDSLDSINATTSSIVKYVSQRAGIGINAGRIRGLGSEIRGGEAQHTGCIPFFKMFQAAVKSCSQGGVRGGAATLFYPLWHIEAESLLVLKNNRGVEDNRVRHLDYGVQINKLMYTRLIKNQDITLFSPNEVAGLYEAFFADQDEFERLYTQYENDPNIRKRTLPAADLFSMLMQERAGTGRIYIQNVDHCNTHSPFDPKVAPVRQSNLCLEIALPTKPLNNINDENGEIALCTLSAFNLGAIEDLGEFEPLADLVVRALDALLDYQDYPVQAAYHATMNRRTLGVGVINYAYYLAKNGVKYSDDSAIGLTHRTFEAMQYHLLKASVNLAKEYGKCPLFHETTYSQGILPIDSYKTDLDKFCTEPLHCDWESLRTDIVKYGLRNSTLTALMPSETSSQIANATNGIEPPRGLVSIKASKDGILKQVVPEFDRLRGQYETLWQMGGNDGYLKLVGVMQKFIDQAISANTSYDPKRFEGGKVPMNQMLKDLLSAYKYGLKTLYYHNTRDGADDTQTDLQDDGCVGGSCKI
- a CDS encoding cytochrome b — its product is MKSDNAQYYGTISRALHWLMALCFTFMLGTAVAWNMNEEYFSLMNYHKAMGFLLMILVVVRVIWAIKNRHNRPTAGNILVKLGHGALYFLMILVPLVGLLRQYGSARGDLSIFGITLLPAAPEKIEWMNKLGGALHGEAAWVLFALAGGHILFAIAHQIRGEKIINRMAGPRK